DNA from Flexistipes sp.:
AACAGTATGTTAGCCATTCGAGTTTCGGATTGTGATAAAAAAAATCATTCTAACAACATTTTTGTATCAACCTGTTAAAATTTATAGTTTTCTTAATTATTTTTCATTTGTTTCTTTAACATGTTATAGGCTTCGCAGCTTTTTTGAAGATTCATGTCGCAGGCCTTTTTGAACAATTTTTTCGCTTTTTCTAAATTTCTTTTAACAGATTTGCCGTTGTAATATATTGCAGCCAAATTGTAACATCCTTTTGCATTTTTGCCGTCACAGGTTTTAGTGTATAAATTTATAACTTCAGAGTAATCATTTGCTGCCACTTTTTCAGTGTCATACATGACGGCTAAATTAAAACATGCGTTTAAAGCTCCCGTATCACATGCTTTTCTGTACAATTTTTCTGCTTCAGCATAATCCTGCTTAACTCCCTGACTGTTTTCATACATATATGCAAGGTTCAGACATGCGTTTGAAATTCCATTACTGCAGGCCATTTTATAATACTTTGCAGCTTTTTGATTGTTTTGCTCTATACCTCTGCCTTTGTTATAGATAAGTGCCAGGTTGTAGCAGCTTTCGATAATGCCGCTTTCACACGATTTCTGATACAACTCAACAGCTTTGGCATAGTTTTGTTTTACTCCCCGGCCGTTTTCATACATATAAGCCAAATTTGCACATGCTTTTGCAAATCCATTACTGCAGGCTTTCTCAAGTTTAAGCATTTTATCGTTTGCAGTGACAGTATTTACTGCAATAAAAAACATAAAAATGACGATACAAGGGATGCTTATCTGTTTAAAATTCATAAATACTCACCCACCTGGAAATTATATTATTTATTATACCATTCACATCTGATTGCTGCAAACTATGTTATTTGGATAATAAAAGTGATTCATACTTCTACAAACAGTTTTATTAATGGAAGTGTTGAATAATTTGTTCTGTTCATTTAAAATTATATAAATATATTATCTCATCTTATCTGGAGATTAAATGCCTGGAAAAATAATTCTGAGTGTATTATTGGCCGCTTTACTGTTCTTTTCTGTTTTTGCAATTA
Protein-coding regions in this window:
- a CDS encoding tetratricopeptide repeat protein yields the protein MNFKQISIPCIVIFMFFIAVNTVTANDKMLKLEKACSNGFAKACANLAYMYENGRGVKQNYAKAVELYQKSCESGIIESCYNLALIYNKGRGIEQNNQKAAKYYKMACSNGISNACLNLAYMYENSQGVKQDYAEAEKLYRKACDTGALNACFNLAVMYDTEKVAANDYSEVINLYTKTCDGKNAKGCYNLAAIYYNGKSVKRNLEKAKKLFKKACDMNLQKSCEAYNMLKKQMKNN